From one Pseudomonas sp. B21-048 genomic stretch:
- the yrfG gene encoding GMP/IMP nucleotidase, with protein sequence MSLLPWRDIDTVLLDMDGTLLDLHYDNHFWMEHLPQRYAELHGVSRAMAELELQPLFERNAGQLQWYCLDFWSAELKLSVRELKVETAHLIALRPDADTFLAAIKRAGKRVVLITNAHRDSLSLKLERIELAPYFERLISSHDYGFPKENPQFWDALQADIGFDPARSLFIDDTLPILRSARNFGVAHLLAVSEPDSRKGPKDTAEFAAVGDYRELIAGL encoded by the coding sequence ATGTCCCTGCTGCCCTGGCGCGACATCGATACCGTTTTGCTGGATATGGACGGCACGTTGCTGGACCTGCACTACGACAACCATTTCTGGATGGAGCACCTGCCCCAGCGTTATGCCGAGCTGCATGGGGTGAGCCGGGCCATGGCGGAGCTGGAGTTGCAGCCACTGTTCGAACGCAACGCCGGTCAATTGCAGTGGTATTGCCTGGACTTCTGGAGCGCCGAGCTGAAGCTGTCGGTACGCGAACTGAAAGTGGAAACCGCGCACCTGATCGCCCTGCGTCCGGATGCGGACACGTTTCTGGCGGCAATCAAACGGGCCGGCAAACGCGTGGTACTGATCACCAACGCCCACCGCGACTCGCTGTCATTGAAGCTGGAACGAATTGAACTGGCGCCGTATTTCGAGCGATTGATCAGCTCCCACGATTACGGTTTCCCCAAGGAAAACCCGCAGTTCTGGGATGCCTTGCAAGCCGATATCGGTTTCGACCCGGCGCGCAGTCTGTTTATCGACGATACGTTGCCGATTCTGCGCAGTGCTCGCAATTTTGGTGTGGCGCATCTGCTGGCCGTGAGCGAACCAGACAGTCGCAAAGGGCCGAAGGACACGGCCGAATTTGCGGCGGTGGGGGATTATCGGGAGTTGATTGCCGGGCTCTAA
- a CDS encoding thioesterase domain-containing protein, whose product MNRDSRHLESILHSDIPLTRKMGLKVLDWHDQQLRLHLPLEANVNHKSTMFGGSLYCGAVLAGWGWLHLRLREEGIEDGHIVIQEGQISYPLPVTMDATAMCQAPSAAAWKKFLAMYERYGRARLTLHSRIVNAGSEEEAVRFTGQYVLHR is encoded by the coding sequence ATGAACCGCGACAGTCGACACCTGGAATCGATCCTCCATTCCGACATCCCTCTCACGCGGAAGATGGGCCTCAAAGTGCTCGACTGGCACGATCAACAACTGCGCCTGCACCTGCCACTGGAAGCCAACGTCAACCACAAGAGCACCATGTTCGGCGGCAGCCTGTATTGCGGCGCGGTGCTGGCCGGCTGGGGCTGGTTGCATTTGCGTTTGCGCGAAGAAGGCATCGAAGACGGGCACATCGTGATTCAGGAAGGGCAGATCAGCTACCCGCTGCCGGTCACCATGGATGCGACGGCGATGTGCCAGGCACCGAGTGCGGCGGCGTGGAAGAAGTTTCTGGCAATGTATGAGCGGTATGGGCGGGCGCGGTTGACGCTGCATTCGCGGATCGTCAATGCCGGGAGTGAAGAGGAGGCGGTGCGGTTTACCGGGCAGTACGTCCTTCACCGATGA
- the cysQ gene encoding 3'(2'),5'-bisphosphate nucleotidase CysQ has translation MNLNFPHPLMAPVVELALKAGEAILPFWRVNVAVTAKSDDSPVTAADMAAHHLILAGLTALDPSIPVLSEEDANIPQSVRAGWQRWWLVDPLDGTKEFISGSEEFTVNIALIEQGRVVFGVVSMPTNGRFYVGGAGLGAWRGDKGAEPLPIEVRDVPAAGEAFTVVASRRHSSPEQERLLAGLSDSLGELQLANIGSSLKFCLLAEGAADCYPRLAPTSQWDTAAAQGVLEGAGGEVLDLSGEPFCYPARESLLNEFFLALPAKATWREKLLALARN, from the coding sequence GTGAATTTGAATTTTCCCCATCCGTTGATGGCGCCAGTCGTTGAACTGGCTTTGAAGGCTGGTGAAGCGATCCTGCCATTCTGGCGCGTCAACGTTGCCGTGACGGCAAAGTCCGATGATTCCCCGGTCACCGCCGCCGACATGGCCGCTCATCATCTGATTCTGGCTGGGCTGACGGCGCTGGATCCGAGCATTCCGGTGCTGTCCGAAGAAGACGCCAATATTCCCCAGAGCGTGCGCGCTGGCTGGCAGCGCTGGTGGTTGGTCGATCCATTGGACGGGACCAAGGAGTTTATTTCCGGCAGCGAAGAGTTCACCGTCAACATTGCGTTGATCGAGCAAGGGCGTGTGGTGTTCGGTGTGGTGTCGATGCCGACCAACGGGCGCTTTTATGTAGGGGGCGCGGGGTTAGGTGCCTGGCGTGGCGATAAAGGCGCCGAGCCGTTGCCGATTGAGGTTCGCGACGTTCCGGCGGCGGGTGAAGCGTTCACGGTGGTTGCCAGTCGTCGGCATTCCAGCCCTGAGCAGGAGCGGTTACTCGCGGGGTTGAGCGACAGCCTGGGCGAGTTGCAACTGGCGAATATCGGCAGTTCGTTGAAATTTTGCCTGTTGGCGGAAGGGGCCGCGGATTGTTATCCACGGCTGGCGCCGACTTCGCAGTGGGACACGGCCGCGGCCCAAGGCGTGCTGGAAGGTGCGGGGGGTGAAGTGTTGGATTTGAGCGGTGAGCCGTTCTGTTACCCGGCGCGGGAATCATTGCTGAATGAATTTTTTCTGGCGCTGCCGGCTAAGGCAACATGGCGGGAAAAGTTGTTGGCTTTGGCTCGCAACTAA
- the nudE gene encoding ADP compounds hydrolase NudE, whose amino-acid sequence MRQKPTVLAREIVATSRLFCVEELKLRFSNGVERTYERLVGKGAGYGAVMIVAMLDADHAVLVEEYCGGTDAYELSLPKGLIEPGEDVLAAAERELKEEAGYGARQLEHLTELSLSPGYMSQKIQVVLATDLYEERLEGDEPEPMGVDKINLRELSALAQNPRFTEGRALAALYLARDLLTQRGVFLP is encoded by the coding sequence ATGCGCCAGAAACCCACCGTACTTGCCCGCGAGATCGTCGCCACCAGCCGTTTGTTCTGTGTCGAAGAGCTGAAGTTGCGCTTTTCCAATGGCGTGGAGCGCACGTACGAGCGCCTGGTCGGCAAGGGCGCCGGTTATGGCGCGGTGATGATCGTGGCGATGCTCGACGCGGACCACGCGGTGCTGGTGGAGGAATACTGCGGCGGCACCGATGCCTATGAACTGTCCTTGCCCAAAGGCTTGATCGAGCCGGGCGAAGACGTGCTGGCGGCGGCCGAGCGGGAACTCAAGGAAGAAGCCGGCTATGGCGCGCGGCAGCTCGAACATCTGACCGAGTTGTCGTTGTCACCCGGCTACATGAGCCAGAAGATCCAGGTGGTACTGGCGACCGATTTGTACGAAGAACGCCTGGAGGGGGACGAGCCTGAGCCGATGGGGGTGGACAAGATCAATCTGCGTGAATTGTCGGCCTTGGCGCAGAACCCGCGATTCACCGAGGGCCGTGCCTTGGCGGCGTTGTATCTGGCCCGTGACTTACTGACTCAACGTGGGGTGTTTTTGCCGTGA
- the lysM gene encoding peptidoglycan-binding protein LysM, giving the protein MSIFSFVKEAGEKLIDLLTPGNANASEQLKEHISKVGLGNPNVQATIEGDKVTITGDVASQEEKEKILLAVGNIAGVGSVDDQITVTGPVAQAARFVTVKKGDTLSAISKAEYGDANKYNKIFEANKPMLSHPDKIYPGQVLRIPE; this is encoded by the coding sequence AGCTTTGTGAAAGAAGCAGGCGAAAAACTTATCGATCTGTTGACACCTGGCAATGCGAATGCCAGCGAGCAACTGAAGGAACACATCAGCAAGGTCGGCCTGGGTAATCCGAATGTTCAGGCGACAATTGAGGGCGACAAAGTCACCATCACCGGTGACGTGGCGAGTCAGGAAGAGAAGGAAAAAATTCTGTTGGCCGTGGGCAATATTGCCGGTGTCGGCAGTGTTGATGACCAGATCACCGTAACAGGTCCGGTTGCTCAGGCGGCGCGCTTTGTCACCGTTAAAAAGGGCGACACCCTCAGCGCAATTTCCAAGGCCGAATACGGCGACGCGAACAAGTACAACAAAATATTCGAGGCCAACAAACCAATGCTTTCGCACCCGGACAAGATCTATCCGGGGCAGGTGTTGCGGATTCCTGAATAA